The nucleotide window TTTCAAAAAGAATAGCTGCCAGCGCTTTCTGGATAAGGGCTGGAGCCGTTTTTCCCTGCAAAACAGGTCAGCGCGCGATTTCCTCGCGCACGGCGGCCATCTGGCGGCGCGACACCGCCACGGGCTCGGCCAGCCCGTGCAGGCGCACGGCCCAGCCGTCGCCTTCCTCGGGGTCGCAGTATTTCTCCAGCGCGCGCATGGCGTGGCGTGCCACCAGGGCGTTGCGGTGCACGCGCAGGAAGTAGGCGGGGTGGCGCGCCTCGAAGTCCTGCAGTGCGCCGTCGAGCACATAGGTGCGCTGCGCCGTGCGCGCGGTGATGTATTTCTGCTCGGCCTTGAGGTACAGCACCTCGGCCAGCGGCAGGCGCTCGGTGCGGCCCCGGTCCTGGATCAGCAGCGCTTCGCCCTCGGCGGCGGGCGCGGGCGCCGGGGCGGGCGCGGGGCCGCGCCCGCGCTGCACCTTGGCCAGGGCCTGCTGCAGGCGCTGCAGGCGCACCGGCTTGGTGAGGTAGTCCACCGCGTCGAGCTCGAAGGCGCTCACGGCATGGTCGGCGTGCGCGGTGACGAACACGATGGCCGGCGGCCGGGGCAATGCGCGCAGCGCGTGCGCCAGCGCCAGGCCGTCCTGGCCGGGCATGTGGATGTCGAGCAACACGGCATCGACGGCGCGGCCGCTGGGCGACTGCAGCAGCGCCAGCGCCTCGGCGGCGTGCGCGGCCTCGGCCACGGTGTAGCGCGGCTGCGGCTGCTGCGCCTGGCAGTCGGCCAGCAGCGTGCGCAGGCGCGCGCGGGCCAGGGCTTCGTCGTCCACGATCAGGATGTGCATGGGATTTCCAGTCCGGTCAGGACGTGTGAATGAGCGGGCATGGCGGGTTCTTTTACACGTTCTCAGCAGGGGATCGAAATGCGCACCTGGTACAGGCCGTTCTTCACCTTGGTGCTGAACTGCGCCTGCACGTCGTGCAGCAGGGCCAGGCGGGCGCGCACGTTGTCCAGGGCGATGCCGTGGCCGCGCGTGCTGGCGCCGCTCTCGTGCTGCGGCGGCAGGGTGTTGGTGATGCGCACCACCGCGCGGTCGCCGCGCCGCTGCGTGGCGATGCGCAGCTTGCCTCCCTGGCTGCTGGGTTCCACGCCGTGCTTGACGGCGTTCTCCACCAGCGGCTGCAGCAGCAGCGGCGGCAGGCGCGCGCCGTCGGCGGCGGGGTCGAGCAGCCACTGCACGCGCAGGCGCGCGCCGAAGCGCACCTGCTCGATCGCCAGGTAGCGCTGCGCGAGCTGGATTTCCTCGCCCAGCGTGGCTGATTCGCCCTGCTCGACCAGCGCGTGGCGGAACAGGTCGCTCAGGTCCTCGAGCAGCGCCTCGGCCTGCGCGGGCTCGGCGCGCACCAGGGCGATGGCGCTGTTGAGCGTGTTGAACAGGAAGTGCGGGCGGATGCGCGCCTGCAGCTCGGCCAGGCGCGCCGTGGTGGTGGCCGGCGCGCGGGCGCGCGCGCGCAGCACCAGGCCCGCCACCAGCAGGGCCGAGAGCAGCGCGCCCGAGGCGGCGCAGGCCAGCCAGGGCGGGCTGCCGGGCTGCACCAGCGCCAGCATGGCGCCGGCCAGCAGCCCGGCCAGGGCGCCCAGCAGCACGCCCGCCGTGTACTGCTGCGCGATCGACAGGCGCTGCAGCCAGAGCTTGAGGCTGCAGGCCGCCAGCAGCCAGGCCAGCGTGGCGGGCAGCACGCCGCCCGTGAGTAGCGCCAGGCCGGCCAGCCACTGCGCGGGCGTATCGGTGGCGAACAGGGCGCCCACGCCGGCCACGGCCTCGACGAACAGCACGGCGCGCAGCACCACGCCAGCGTGGCAGGCGTCGAAAACCAGGGCGCGCGTGGGCGCGGCCGTGGCGGTGGCTGTAGCGGAGGGGGAAGGCGTCGATAAAATTTGCGTCTCCTGCAGTGCGGCGTCCGGGTGTTCCGGGGGCCGGAACCCTTCGGATTATTCCCTTCCCATGCCTACCAGCCAATCCACGCGCGCGCCCGCGCAGCCCTCCGCCAACCAGCTCGACACCAAGGCCCAGGCCTGGTCTGCCCTGTTTTCCGAGCCCATGAGCGACCTGGTCAAGCGCTACACGTCCAGCGTGTTCTTCGACAAGCGCCTGTGGCAGGCCGACATCGCGGGCAGCCTGGCGCACGCCGAGATGCTGGCGGCGCAGGGCGTCATCGGCCAGGAAGACCATGCCGCCATCCAGCGCGGCATGGCGCAGATCACGTCCGAGATCGAATCCGGCGCCTTCGAATGGAAGCTGGACCTGGAGGACGTGCACCTGAACATCGAGGCGCGCCTGACCCAGCTCGTGGGCGACGCGGGCAAGCGCCTGCACACCGGCCGCAGCCGCAACGACCAGGTGGCCACCGACGTGCGCCTGTGGCTGCGCGGCGAGATCGACCTGATCGCCGGTCTGCTGAAAGAACTGCAGGTGGCGCTGGTCGAGGTGGCCGAGCAGAACGTCGAAGTCATCCTGCCCGGCTTCACCCACCTGCAGGTGGCCCAGCCCGTGAGCTTCGGCCACCACATGCTGGCCTACGTGGAGATGTTTGCGCGCGACGCCGAGCGCATGGCCGACGTGCGCCGCCGCACCAACGTGCTGCCGCTGGGCAGCGCCGCGCTGGCGGGCACCACCTACCCGCTGGACCGCGAGCGCGTGGCGCGCACGCTGGGCATGGAGGGCGTCTGCCAGAACAGCCTGGACGCCGTGAGCGACCGCGACTTCGCCATCGAGTTCACGGCGGCGGCCAGCCTGTGCATGGTGCACGTGAGCCGCCTCAGCGAGGAGCTCATCATCTGGATGAGCCAGAACTTCGGCTTCATCCGCATCGCCGACCGCTTCACCACCGGCTCGTCGATCATGCCGCAGAAGAAGAACCCCGACGTGCCCGAACTCGCGCGCGGCAAGACCGGCCGCGTGGTGGGCCACCTGATGGGCCTGATCACGCTGATGAAGGGCCAGCCCCTGGCCTACAACAAGGACAACCAGGAAGACAAGGAGCCGCTGTTCGACACCGTGGACACGCTCAAGGACACGCTGCGCATCTTCGCCGAGATGGTGGGCGGCCAGTTCAACGCCGAAACGGGCCAGAAGGAGGGCGGCATCACCGTCAACCCCCAGGCCATGGAAGACGCGGCCAAGAAGGGCTACGCCACCGCCACCGACCTGGCCGACTACCTGGTGAAAAAGGGCCTGCCCTTCCGCGACGCGCACGAGACCGTGGCGCACGCGGTGAAGGCGGCTACGTCGCACGCCTGCGATTTGTCGGAGCTGCCGCTGGCGGTGCTGCAAGGCTTCCACCCCGCCATCGAGAAGGATGTCTATGAGGTATTGAGCCTGCGCGGCTCGCTCAACGCCCGCAACACCCTGGGCGGCACCGCGCCCGCGCAGGTGCGCACGCAACTGGCGCGCCACCGTGCGCGGCTGGCGGCCTGACTATCAAAAAGTGAGCTGCTTGCGCCTGTCCATCCACGGTTTCAGATAGAAAAGTATCTGAAACTTAGGAATGGAAAGCGCTAGCAGCTCTTTTTTATGTAGCGCACCCCGTCACGGCGTGACGATGTTGAACAAGGGGTCGAACTCCATCAGGTTCGTCAGCACGGCCCCCAGCGCCTTCGGGTTGCCCTCGATCCTGGCCTCGCCCGCCTCGACCAGCTTGGGCAGCGGCACCTTGGCGAGCAGCATCTTGAAGAAGGCCGCGCGCGTGAGCGACAGCGTGGCGTCCGGGCTGGCGAGCTGGCGGCCCTTGGTGTTGTTGAGCACCGCGTTCGACAGCTCCAGCGCGTAGGTTTCGTTGGCATCGGTGAAGTTGACCTGCGTCGCCAGCGTCAGGCCGTCCACCTTCTGGTGGTCCAGCCGCACGGCGAGAAAGTCGAAGATCATCTCCAGCGTCATGCCGCGCACCATGTCCGGCCCCTGGGTGCTCAGGCGCACCGGCTTGGCGCCCTGGCGCAGCTCCTGCGCGCCCGTCAGGTAGGCGTTGCGCCACACGCCCGATTCGGCCTGGTAGCCCATCTGCTCCAGCGTGGCGGCCTGCTGCAGGCGGGCGGCCTCGTTGCCCGGCTCGGCCATCACGGCGTGGTTGCCCAGCACGGCGGCCCAGCGGTAGTCGCCCGCGTCGAAGGCGGTGCGCGCCTGCTTCAACACGGCGTCGATGCCGCTCATGGCCTTCACGTAGCGCTGCGACGATTCCGCCACCGGCAGCGGGTCCAGCGTGGCGGGGTTGGCGTCGTAGTAGCCCAGGTAGAAGTTGTAGACGGCGCGCAGGTTGTGGCTGAGTGTGCCGTAGTAGCCGTGGGTGGAGAAGTCGTTCTTCAGCCCCTGCGGGAAGAAGGTGGCGTTGGCGATGTCGTCCATCTTGCGCCCCTGGTTGAGCAGGCCGACGGCCTGGTCGTGGATGAAGCGGTAGGCGTCGCGCTGGTGCGCCAGATGCTGGCGGATGCGGTCCGCGCCCCACACCGGCCAGTGGTGGCTGCGGAAGGCCACCTGCGCCTGCGGGAAGGCGTCGATCATGCGGTTGATGTACTTGCTCCAGCCCAGCGCGTCGCGCATCTGCGCGCCGCGGATGGTGTAGATGTTGTGCATGTTGGCCGTGACCACCTCGGACAGGCACAGCGCCTTCAGGTCGGGGAAGTAGAAGGCGAATTCCGCCGGGGCTTCCGAGCCGTTGGCCATCAGGAACTGGATGCGCACGCCGTCCACCACGCGCTCCTCGCCGGTCTGGCGCACGATGTCGGTGGGCGGGATCAGGCCCATGGAGCCCACAGAAACCGTTTTGCCCAGGCCCGAGCCGACCGCGCCGCGCTCGCCAAAGGCCAGCGGAGTGCCGAACTGGTATTGGGCGCGCCGCGTCATGGCGTTGCCGGCCAGCACGTTCTCGGCCACGGCATGCTCCATGAAGCCCTCGGGCGCGATGATGGACACCTTGCCTGCGCGCACGTCGGCTTCATCGACCACGCCGCGTACGCCGCCGAAGTGGTCCACGTGGCTGTGCGTGTAGATCACGGCCACCACGGGCTTGTGGCCCAGTTGCTGCATGGCGAAGGCCAGCGTGGCTTTCGCCGTCTCGGCGGTCAGCAGCGGGTCGATCACGATCCAGCCGGTCTTGCCCTGCACCAGTGTCATGTTGGCGAGGTCGTAGCCGCGAATCTGCCAGATGCCATCGGTCACCTTGAACAGGCCGGCCTGGTTGTTGAGCTGTTCCTGGCGCCACAGGCTGGGGTTGACGCTGTCGGGCGCGGCCCCCCGGATGAAGGCGAACTGCCCGCCGTCCCAGGCAATATTGCCCTGGGCGTCGCGGATCACCCCGCCGGGCAGCGTGGCTACCAGGCCGCGCGAGGCGTCCTCCAAGTCCTGCGGCTGGGCCAGATCGTAGGCGGCGGCGACGGCGCGGTTGGCCTGGGCGGTGGCGGGCGTGGTGGGCTGCGGTTCGTGGGCGTGGGCGAGCGGCAGCGCGCCCAGCGCGGCCAGAACGAGGGTGTGGCGGATTCTCATGGTGATGTCTCCTGGTTGGTGTGTGGTTTCAAAGCGGGGCGTGTGCGCGGATCAGGTCGGCGGCCTTCTCGGCGATCATGATCGCGGGGGCGTTGGTGTTGCCGCCGATCAGCGTGGGCATGATGGATGCGTCGGCCACGCGCAGGCCGGCGATGCCGTGCACGCGCAATTGCGCGTCCACCACGGCCATCGGGTCGCTGGCGGGGCCCATGCGGCAGGTGCCCACGGGGTGGTACTGGGTGTCGGCGCGGCGGCGGATGTCTGCGGCCATGCCGGCGGGGTCGTCGAGGCGCGTGGGGTACAGCATCGGGCCGCGAATGCCGTCGAAGGGGCGGGACTCGATGATGCGCTGCTGCATTTGCGCGCCCCACAGCAGCAGCGCCAGATCGCGCTCGTCGCTGAGGAACTGCGGGTCGATGCGCGGTGCCTGGCGCGGGTCGGTGCCGTTCAGGCCCACGCTGCCCCGGCTGAAGGGGCGCAGCACCTCGACGTGGCAGGAGATGCCGTGGCCCGCGTGCAGCTTGCGCGCGTGGTCGTCCACGATGGCGAGCACGAACACCAGTTGCAGATCGGGCACCGGCACATCGGGCGCGGAGCGCACGAAGGCCCCCGCCGTGGCGAACGGCGTGGTGACCCTGCCTGAGCGCTGGCTGCGCCATTGCAGCGCCGCTGCTGCCATGCGGGCCGCGCCGCGTGCCGAGAGGCCGAACGTCTCGGCGCTGCTGGGCACGCGCCAGGTCTGCACATAGTCGATGTGGTCTTGCAGGTTCTGCCCCACGCCCGGCAGCGCATGGGCCACGGCGATGCCGTGGCGTTGCAGTTCCTCCTGCGGGCCGATGCCCGACAGCAGCAACAACTGCGGCGAGCCGAACGCGCCGCTGCACAGCACAGTCTCGCGCCGCGCACGCACCTGCCGCAACTGGCCGCCCTGGTGGTAGGCCATGCCCGTGGCGCGCCGCCCGTCGAGCAGCACACGCGCCGCCACGGCCTGCGTGACCACCTTCAGGTTGGGCCGCGACAGGTGGGGCGTGAGGAAAGCCTTGGCCGCGCTGCAACGCTCGCCGTCGCGCTGCGTCACCTGGTAGAGGAAGGAGCCCTCCTGCTCCGCGCCGTTGTAGTCCGGGTTGGCGGTGAGGCCGTGCATCTGCGCAGCCTCCTGGAACATCTGGTTGACGGGGCTGTCGTGGCGCGGGTAGGTCACGTTCAGCGGGCCGCCCTGGCCGTGGAAGGCGTCGGTGAACTGCTCGTTGTGCTCGCTGCGCCTGAACAGCGGCAGCACCTCGTCGTACGACCAGCCGGGGTTGCCCAGCGCGGCCCAGCGGTCGTAGTCCCAGCGGTTGCCGCGCACGTAGAGCATGGCGTTGATGGAGCTGGAGCCGCCCAGCACCCTGCCGCGCGGCTGGTAGCCGCGCCGCCCGTTCAGGCCCGGCTGCGGCACGGTGTCGTACCCGTAGTTGTTGATCTTGGTGGGCAGCATCGCCACCACCGCCGCCGGGGCGTGGATCAGCACGCTCTTGTCGGGGCCGCCCGCTTCCAGCAGGCAGACGCTGGTGCCGGGGTCTTCGGACAGGCGCGCGGCCAGCGCGCAGCCCGCCGAGCCCGCGCCGGAGATGACGTAATCGAATTCTTCAAGGGCGTTCATGGGGTGTCTTTTCGAGAGGTTTGCAGCGCCGGGTCGCCCGCGCCCAGCCACAGC belongs to Acidovorax sp. YS12 and includes:
- a CDS encoding response regulator transcription factor — protein: MHILIVDDEALARARLRTLLADCQAQQPQPRYTVAEAAHAAEALALLQSPSGRAVDAVLLDIHMPGQDGLALAHALRALPRPPAIVFVTAHADHAVSAFELDAVDYLTKPVRLQRLQQALAKVQRGRGPAPAPAPAPAAEGEALLIQDRGRTERLPLAEVLYLKAEQKYITARTAQRTYVLDGALQDFEARHPAYFLRVHRNALVARHAMRALEKYCDPEEGDGWAVRLHGLAEPVAVSRRQMAAVREEIAR
- a CDS encoding histidine kinase — protein: MQETQILSTPSPSATATATAAPTRALVFDACHAGVVLRAVLFVEAVAGVGALFATDTPAQWLAGLALLTGGVLPATLAWLLAACSLKLWLQRLSIAQQYTAGVLLGALAGLLAGAMLALVQPGSPPWLACAASGALLSALLVAGLVLRARARAPATTTARLAELQARIRPHFLFNTLNSAIALVRAEPAQAEALLEDLSDLFRHALVEQGESATLGEEIQLAQRYLAIEQVRFGARLRVQWLLDPAADGARLPPLLLQPLVENAVKHGVEPSSQGGKLRIATQRRGDRAVVRITNTLPPQHESGASTRGHGIALDNVRARLALLHDVQAQFSTKVKNGLYQVRISIPC
- the argH gene encoding argininosuccinate lyase encodes the protein MPTSQSTRAPAQPSANQLDTKAQAWSALFSEPMSDLVKRYTSSVFFDKRLWQADIAGSLAHAEMLAAQGVIGQEDHAAIQRGMAQITSEIESGAFEWKLDLEDVHLNIEARLTQLVGDAGKRLHTGRSRNDQVATDVRLWLRGEIDLIAGLLKELQVALVEVAEQNVEVILPGFTHLQVAQPVSFGHHMLAYVEMFARDAERMADVRRRTNVLPLGSAALAGTTYPLDRERVARTLGMEGVCQNSLDAVSDRDFAIEFTAAASLCMVHVSRLSEELIIWMSQNFGFIRIADRFTTGSSIMPQKKNPDVPELARGKTGRVVGHLMGLITLMKGQPLAYNKDNQEDKEPLFDTVDTLKDTLRIFAEMVGGQFNAETGQKEGGITVNPQAMEDAAKKGYATATDLADYLVKKGLPFRDAHETVAHAVKAATSHACDLSELPLAVLQGFHPAIEKDVYEVLSLRGSLNARNTLGGTAPAQVRTQLARHRARLAA
- a CDS encoding MBL fold metallo-hydrolase yields the protein MRIRHTLVLAALGALPLAHAHEPQPTTPATAQANRAVAAAYDLAQPQDLEDASRGLVATLPGGVIRDAQGNIAWDGGQFAFIRGAAPDSVNPSLWRQEQLNNQAGLFKVTDGIWQIRGYDLANMTLVQGKTGWIVIDPLLTAETAKATLAFAMQQLGHKPVVAVIYTHSHVDHFGGVRGVVDEADVRAGKVSIIAPEGFMEHAVAENVLAGNAMTRRAQYQFGTPLAFGERGAVGSGLGKTVSVGSMGLIPPTDIVRQTGEERVVDGVRIQFLMANGSEAPAEFAFYFPDLKALCLSEVVTANMHNIYTIRGAQMRDALGWSKYINRMIDAFPQAQVAFRSHHWPVWGADRIRQHLAHQRDAYRFIHDQAVGLLNQGRKMDDIANATFFPQGLKNDFSTHGYYGTLSHNLRAVYNFYLGYYDANPATLDPLPVAESSQRYVKAMSGIDAVLKQARTAFDAGDYRWAAVLGNHAVMAEPGNEAARLQQAATLEQMGYQAESGVWRNAYLTGAQELRQGAKPVRLSTQGPDMVRGMTLEMIFDFLAVRLDHQKVDGLTLATQVNFTDANETYALELSNAVLNNTKGRQLASPDATLSLTRAAFFKMLLAKVPLPKLVEAGEARIEGNPKALGAVLTNLMEFDPLFNIVTP
- a CDS encoding GMC family oxidoreductase N-terminal domain-containing protein, producing MNALEEFDYVISGAGSAGCALAARLSEDPGTSVCLLEAGGPDKSVLIHAPAAVVAMLPTKINNYGYDTVPQPGLNGRRGYQPRGRVLGGSSSINAMLYVRGNRWDYDRWAALGNPGWSYDEVLPLFRRSEHNEQFTDAFHGQGGPLNVTYPRHDSPVNQMFQEAAQMHGLTANPDYNGAEQEGSFLYQVTQRDGERCSAAKAFLTPHLSRPNLKVVTQAVAARVLLDGRRATGMAYHQGGQLRQVRARRETVLCSGAFGSPQLLLLSGIGPQEELQRHGIAVAHALPGVGQNLQDHIDYVQTWRVPSSAETFGLSARGAARMAAAALQWRSQRSGRVTTPFATAGAFVRSAPDVPVPDLQLVFVLAIVDDHARKLHAGHGISCHVEVLRPFSRGSVGLNGTDPRQAPRIDPQFLSDERDLALLLWGAQMQQRIIESRPFDGIRGPMLYPTRLDDPAGMAADIRRRADTQYHPVGTCRMGPASDPMAVVDAQLRVHGIAGLRVADASIMPTLIGGNTNAPAIMIAEKAADLIRAHAPL